One region of Flavobacterium sp. GSB-24 genomic DNA includes:
- a CDS encoding N(4)-(beta-N-acetylglucosaminyl)-L-asparaginase: protein MSNRRDFIKKTTLGTLAISSVLGVSGFAANHENEPEAELKEKKQTKPIIISTWNHGLPANKESWKNLKEGKSALDAIEAGMKIPEADPTVRSVGYGGYPDREGKVTLDACIMDHNSNCGSVCFLQGIMHPISVAKRVLQNTPHVMLAGQGALQFALSEGFKEENLLTPESEKDWKKWLEDSKYKPVINIENHDTISMLMLDQEGNLSGGCTTSGAAWKMHGRVGDSPIIGAGLFLDNEVGAAAATGLGEAVIRTAGSAMVVELMRQGKSPYDACKEITERIYNKHKNHKDMEYLQVGFIALNKNGEYAGYSLRSGFNYAVSDDVKGHRMEDAKFKMAWDK, encoded by the coding sequence ATGTCAAATAGAAGAGATTTTATCAAGAAAACAACGTTAGGCACTTTAGCCATAAGTTCTGTTTTGGGCGTAAGCGGATTTGCTGCAAATCACGAAAATGAACCAGAAGCTGAATTAAAAGAAAAAAAACAGACTAAACCGATCATCATCTCGACATGGAATCATGGTCTGCCTGCTAATAAAGAATCTTGGAAGAATTTAAAAGAAGGAAAATCAGCTTTAGATGCCATCGAAGCTGGAATGAAAATACCTGAAGCAGATCCGACTGTCCGCAGCGTAGGTTACGGAGGATATCCAGACCGTGAAGGAAAAGTTACTCTTGATGCCTGCATTATGGATCACAATAGCAATTGCGGTTCTGTTTGTTTTCTGCAAGGAATTATGCATCCAATTTCTGTTGCAAAAAGAGTATTGCAAAATACGCCTCACGTAATGTTAGCTGGGCAGGGTGCGTTACAATTTGCCTTGTCTGAAGGCTTTAAAGAAGAAAATTTATTGACTCCAGAATCTGAAAAAGACTGGAAAAAATGGCTGGAAGATTCTAAATACAAACCAGTTATTAATATAGAAAATCACGATACCATCAGTATGCTAATGTTAGACCAAGAAGGCAATCTTTCGGGCGGATGTACCACGAGCGGTGCAGCTTGGAAAATGCACGGACGCGTCGGTGACTCCCCAATAATCGGCGCGGGTCTTTTCTTGGATAACGAAGTAGGAGCGGCCGCAGCAACTGGTTTAGGCGAAGCCGTAATTAGAACTGCAGGAAGTGCAATGGTTGTAGAACTAATGCGTCAGGGAAAATCGCCTTACGATGCTTGTAAAGAAATTACAGAACGTATTTATAACAAACATAAAAACCACAAAGACATGGAATACCTGCAAGTTGGTTTTATTGCTTTGAATAAAAACGGAGAATATGCGGGTTACAGTTTAAGATCAGGATTCAATTACGCCGTTTCTGATGACGTAAAAGGCCACAGAATGGAAGACGCGAAATTTAAAATGGCTTGGGATAAATAA
- a CDS encoding putative glycoside hydrolase, producing the protein MVKLLRTSKLQKLSKVLVLALSLSLFSCGQKETKDQENGKFTFGVWTTADAKKSDADYSKEFKKYKDGGIDEVLINTQTDPKLLARLVPLATKEGLKVHAWIMAMNRPNDSIALQHPDWYQVSKEGKSCFDNRPYVDYYQWLCPTKEESRNHVLGLVEGLAKVEGIESVHLDYIRFPDIFLPISLLPKYNLVQDTELPQFDFCYCDACVSKFEKEHHKNPKNSHNTSIDMEWKNFRLNAVKAVVDDAYKIAHKYNKKLTAAVFPYPEMADHMVRQRWDKWNIDEVYPMIYHSFYDEEIDWVGYATKQGVADLEGKPTKVNTGIYIPGLKSDAELKEAILEAKKNGATGVSFFDGNALSESNLKTIKSVKASL; encoded by the coding sequence ATGGTAAAATTATTACGAACGAGTAAGTTGCAAAAACTATCAAAAGTTTTAGTATTAGCGCTATCGCTGAGTTTATTCTCTTGCGGACAAAAAGAAACCAAAGATCAGGAAAATGGTAAATTCACTTTTGGTGTTTGGACTACTGCTGACGCTAAAAAATCGGATGCAGATTATTCGAAAGAATTCAAAAAATACAAAGACGGCGGAATCGATGAAGTTTTAATTAACACGCAAACAGATCCGAAACTATTAGCAAGATTAGTTCCGCTTGCAACAAAAGAAGGACTAAAAGTGCACGCTTGGATCATGGCGATGAACCGCCCAAATGATTCTATAGCGTTACAGCATCCAGATTGGTATCAAGTAAGTAAAGAAGGAAAATCTTGTTTTGATAATCGTCCGTATGTAGATTATTACCAATGGCTTTGCCCAACTAAAGAAGAATCTAGAAACCACGTTTTAGGCTTGGTTGAAGGTTTAGCAAAAGTAGAAGGAATCGAAAGTGTACATTTAGATTACATTCGTTTTCCAGACATTTTCCTGCCAATCAGTTTATTGCCAAAATACAATTTGGTTCAAGATACAGAGTTACCACAATTTGATTTCTGTTATTGTGATGCCTGCGTAAGTAAATTCGAAAAAGAACATCATAAAAATCCAAAAAATAGCCACAATACTTCAATTGATATGGAGTGGAAAAATTTCAGATTAAATGCGGTAAAAGCTGTGGTTGACGATGCATACAAAATTGCTCACAAATACAATAAAAAATTAACGGCAGCAGTATTTCCTTATCCAGAAATGGCGGATCATATGGTGCGCCAGCGTTGGGATAAATGGAATATTGACGAAGTTTATCCAATGATTTATCATAGTTTTTATGATGAAGAAATTGACTGGGTAGGTTATGCAACCAAACAAGGTGTAGCAGATCTTGAAGGAAAACCAACGAAAGTAAATACAGGAATTTATATTCCAGGTTTAAAATCGGATGCAGAATTGAAAGAAGCGATTCTAGAAGCGAAGAAAAATGGTGCAACAGGAGTTTCATTTTTTGACGGAAATGCTTTATCAGAGAGTAATTTAAAAACAATTAAGTCGGTAAAAGCGTCGTTATAG
- a CDS encoding carbohydrate-binding family 9-like protein — protein sequence MHSRGKLLSLAVFFVGLIGYSQSEKEVTPKSYIAYKTSKEIVIDGDEADKAWEKAAWTTPFVDIEGVETPKYKTQVKMLWDDNYYYILAKMEEQHVWANLRQRDTIIFYNNDFEVFIDPDNDTQNYYELEINALNTAWDLFINKPYREKNTVLNDWNIDGLKSAVKVDGTLNNSSDIDKGWTLEIAIPWSVYKTSYHDNIVPKDKFWKVNFSRVNWQHSVVDGKYERKKDTEGKFLPEYNWVWSPMGVINMHEPEKWAYVYFSSKESEDKFVIPQEEKVKWELYTLYRAQKRYFEKNKSWAKSLQSISKKNIVVDGKTLKPILENHSSGFNILVKSPFSNKTLIIKEDGKIITNE from the coding sequence ATGCATAGTAGAGGTAAATTATTGTCCCTTGCCGTTTTTTTTGTTGGTTTGATAGGGTATTCGCAATCTGAAAAAGAGGTTACACCAAAAAGTTATATTGCGTATAAAACGTCAAAAGAAATTGTTATTGACGGCGATGAAGCAGATAAAGCTTGGGAAAAAGCAGCTTGGACAACACCTTTTGTCGACATAGAAGGTGTTGAAACTCCAAAATACAAAACTCAGGTTAAAATGCTCTGGGACGATAATTACTACTATATTCTAGCTAAGATGGAAGAGCAGCATGTTTGGGCAAATCTTAGACAACGCGATACTATTATTTTCTATAATAATGATTTTGAGGTTTTTATTGATCCAGATAATGATACTCAAAATTATTATGAATTGGAAATAAATGCATTAAACACCGCTTGGGATTTATTTATCAATAAACCCTACCGCGAAAAAAATACGGTTTTAAACGACTGGAATATCGATGGTTTAAAATCGGCTGTAAAAGTAGATGGAACTTTAAATAATTCATCAGATATTGATAAAGGCTGGACATTAGAAATTGCCATTCCATGGTCGGTTTATAAAACATCTTATCACGATAATATTGTTCCTAAAGATAAATTCTGGAAAGTCAATTTCTCTCGAGTAAATTGGCAGCATTCTGTTGTTGACGGAAAGTACGAACGAAAAAAAGATACAGAAGGAAAGTTTCTCCCAGAATACAATTGGGTTTGGTCGCCTATGGGAGTCATTAATATGCATGAGCCCGAAAAATGGGCTTATGTATACTTTTCTTCAAAAGAAAGCGAAGACAAATTTGTAATTCCGCAGGAAGAAAAAGTAAAATGGGAACTGTATACTTTATACAGAGCTCAAAAAAGATATTTCGAAAAGAATAAATCTTGGGCAAAATCACTGCAAAGTATCAGTAAAAAAAATATAGTGGTTGACGGAAAGACTTTAAAGCCAATTTTAGAAAATCATTCATCAGGATTTAATATCTTGGTAAAGAGTCCTTTTTCAAACAAAACCTTAATAATTAAAGAAGATGGTAAAATTATTACGAACGAGTAA
- a CDS encoding glycoside hydrolase family 130 protein: protein MSTIPWQDRPENSKDVMWRYSENPIIDRYSIPSSNSIFNSAVVPFGDGYAGVFRCDNKAVQMNIFAGFSKDGINWDINHEPIEMKSGNTEMIESAYKYDPRVVWIEDRYWITWCNGYNGPTIGIGYTFDFEEFFQCENAFLPFNRNGVLFPQKINGKYAMLSRPSDNGHTPFGDIWISYSPDMKYWGEHRLVMKPSPFEKSAWQCTKVGAGPIPILTDEGWLMIYHGVINTCNGFRYAMGSALLETDAPDQVKYRTQPYLLGPAETYEMVGDVPNVVFPCAALHDFEEDKLAVYYGAADTHVAIAFGKLSEVIQFTKDNSL, encoded by the coding sequence ATGAGTACTATTCCTTGGCAAGACAGACCCGAAAACAGTAAAGATGTAATGTGGAGATATTCTGAGAATCCAATTATCGACAGATATTCGATTCCTTCTTCAAACAGTATATTCAATAGTGCAGTTGTACCTTTTGGAGACGGATATGCTGGGGTTTTTAGATGTGATAATAAAGCAGTTCAGATGAATATTTTTGCTGGTTTCAGTAAAGATGGTATCAATTGGGACATCAACCACGAACCAATTGAGATGAAATCTGGAAATACAGAAATGATCGAATCTGCTTATAAATATGATCCTCGTGTGGTTTGGATCGAAGATCGTTACTGGATTACTTGGTGTAATGGTTATAACGGACCAACAATCGGTATTGGTTATACTTTTGATTTTGAAGAATTTTTCCAATGCGAAAATGCTTTTTTACCATTCAACAGAAACGGAGTTTTATTCCCGCAAAAAATCAACGGAAAATACGCCATGTTAAGCCGTCCAAGTGATAACGGACACACACCATTTGGAGATATCTGGATTAGCTATAGCCCAGATATGAAATATTGGGGAGAACACAGATTAGTGATGAAACCATCTCCATTTGAGAAAAGTGCGTGGCAATGTACAAAAGTAGGTGCAGGACCAATTCCGATTTTAACTGACGAAGGATGGTTAATGATCTACCACGGAGTTATCAATACCTGCAACGGTTTCCGTTATGCAATGGGTTCAGCATTATTAGAAACAGACGCGCCAGATCAAGTAAAATACAGAACACAGCCGTATTTATTAGGACCTGCAGAAACGTATGAAATGGTTGGAGATGTACCAAATGTAGTTTTCCCATGTGCTGCTTTACACGATTTTGAAGAAGATAAATTAGCAGTTTATTACGGTGCTGCAGATACTCATGTAGCGATCGCCTTCGGAAAATTAAGTGAAGTAATTCAGTTTACAAAAGATAATAGTTTATAA
- a CDS encoding sodium:solute symporter family protein, whose amino-acid sequence MNIIDVSIILIYIVMSVGIGIWISRKASKGLDDYFLGGKSIKWYFLGLSNGSGMFDVSGTSWMIGVLFLYGVKSFMFMWLWPIWNQIFVMMFLAVWIRRSKVMTGSEWILTRFGSDKAGKASHIIVAIFAIISTIGFIAYFFVGIGKFVTIILPWDLTVHINGGVFLTSEQAYALLIIFLTTIYTVKGGMFSVVATEVVQYIIMIVAGVLIAGYAFINYTDIQINSVITPEWKNVFFGWEFETQWGDKFETFNRLIDTEGYKMFGAFIGMTLFKGFFASVAGPTPSYDLQRVLSTKSVKEAAYMSGFTNLILFIPRYLLITGIVVIALVNLAPELNANVNLTGADLELLMPKVVNLYIPVGIKGILLAGLLAAFMSGFSAFVNAGPAYIVNDIYKKYFKPVASNAHYIKVSQISSFLVVGLGVFMGFFADSINSLTLWITSALYGGYVAANFLKWIWWRFNGWGYFWGMVGGLVAASLQFVLDQNKGNFGDGTLLHQLSQVPSIYLFPLIFGFSILGCLLGTYLSKPTDMEVLKSFYSNVRPWGFWNPVYKQLKAEDQSFQKNNDFYLDMMNCVIGIVWQSSMILLPIYFIIRDYPKACVALVVFLVTTTVLKFTWLDRVRKIEE is encoded by the coding sequence AGGGCTTGACGATTATTTCCTTGGCGGGAAATCAATCAAATGGTATTTTTTAGGATTGAGCAATGGCTCAGGAATGTTTGATGTTTCAGGAACTTCCTGGATGATTGGAGTTTTATTTTTATATGGCGTAAAAAGTTTCATGTTTATGTGGCTTTGGCCGATTTGGAATCAGATTTTCGTCATGATGTTCCTCGCAGTCTGGATTAGAAGATCGAAAGTAATGACGGGTTCTGAATGGATTTTAACTCGTTTTGGAAGTGACAAAGCAGGAAAAGCTTCTCATATTATTGTGGCCATTTTTGCTATTATTTCTACAATTGGTTTCATCGCTTATTTCTTCGTTGGAATCGGAAAATTTGTAACCATTATTCTTCCTTGGGATTTAACAGTTCACATAAACGGTGGTGTTTTCTTAACATCAGAACAGGCTTATGCTTTGTTAATCATTTTTTTAACTACCATTTATACCGTAAAAGGTGGAATGTTTTCAGTAGTAGCAACAGAAGTCGTGCAATATATTATTATGATTGTTGCCGGAGTTCTAATCGCAGGTTACGCATTCATTAATTATACTGATATTCAAATCAATTCTGTAATTACTCCAGAATGGAAAAATGTTTTCTTCGGATGGGAATTTGAAACACAATGGGGCGATAAATTCGAAACTTTCAACAGATTAATTGATACAGAAGGTTACAAAATGTTTGGTGCATTTATCGGAATGACGCTTTTCAAAGGATTTTTTGCAAGTGTCGCAGGTCCAACACCAAGTTACGATTTACAGCGTGTTCTTTCTACTAAATCAGTAAAAGAAGCCGCTTACATGAGTGGTTTCACCAACTTGATTCTATTTATTCCGAGATATTTATTAATCACAGGAATTGTAGTTATTGCATTGGTGAATTTAGCACCAGAATTAAATGCAAATGTTAACCTTACCGGAGCAGACTTAGAATTATTAATGCCAAAAGTGGTGAATCTTTATATTCCAGTTGGAATTAAAGGAATTCTTTTAGCAGGTTTATTAGCTGCTTTTATGTCTGGATTCTCAGCTTTCGTAAACGCAGGTCCTGCTTATATTGTAAATGATATTTATAAAAAATACTTCAAACCAGTTGCATCAAATGCACATTATATTAAAGTAAGTCAGATTTCTTCTTTCTTAGTTGTTGGACTTGGAGTTTTCATGGGATTCTTTGCAGATTCTATCAACTCTTTAACGCTGTGGATTACAAGTGCTTTGTACGGAGGTTACGTTGCTGCGAACTTCTTAAAATGGATTTGGTGGCGTTTCAACGGATGGGGTTATTTCTGGGGAATGGTCGGAGGACTTGTTGCAGCTTCGCTTCAATTTGTTTTGGATCAGAATAAAGGAAATTTTGGAGACGGAACGTTATTACATCAACTTTCGCAAGTGCCATCGATTTACTTATTCCCGTTAATTTTCGGATTTTCTATATTAGGTTGTCTTTTAGGAACATATTTAAGCAAACCAACAGATATGGAAGTGCTGAAATCTTTCTACAGTAATGTTAGACCTTGGGGATTTTGGAATCCAGTTTACAAACAATTAAAAGCGGAAGATCAATCTTTCCAAAAAAATAATGATTTCTATCTAGATATGATGAATTGTGTGATCGGAATTGTATGGCAGTCAAGCATGATTCTGCTTCCGATTTATTTCATCATCAGAGATTATCCAAAAGCTTGTGTTGCTTTAGTTGTCTTTTTAGTAACGACTACGGTATTGAAGTTTACTTGGCTGGATCGAGTTAGGAAGATAGAAGAGTAA